A window of Modestobacter versicolor contains these coding sequences:
- the mce gene encoding methylmalonyl-CoA epimerase, with protein MTNAVPDDAHTGLPADLLTTIDHVGIAVPDLREAIAFYELAFGITSVHEEVNEEQGVHEAMLAVGDGGTRIQLLAPLTPESTIAKFIGRSGPGLQQLAFRVTDVEAVSATLRARGLRLLYDEPRRGTAGSRVNFVHPKDAGGVLVELVEPAAR; from the coding sequence ATGACGAACGCCGTGCCCGACGACGCGCACACCGGCCTGCCCGCCGACCTGCTCACCACGATCGACCACGTCGGGATCGCCGTGCCCGACCTGCGGGAGGCGATCGCCTTCTACGAGCTGGCCTTCGGCATCACCTCCGTGCACGAGGAGGTGAACGAGGAGCAGGGCGTCCACGAGGCGATGCTGGCCGTGGGTGACGGCGGCACCCGCATCCAGCTCCTCGCCCCGCTGACCCCCGAGTCGACGATCGCGAAGTTCATCGGCCGGTCCGGCCCGGGGCTGCAGCAGCTGGCGTTCCGGGTCACCGACGTCGAGGCGGTCAGCGCCACGCTGCGCGCACGCGGGCTGCGGCTGCTCTACGACGAGCCGCGCCGGGGCACCGCGGGCAGCCGGGTCAACTTCGTGCACCCCAAGGACGCCGGCGGCGTCCTGGTCGAGCTGGTGGAGCCGGCGGCGCGCTGA
- a CDS encoding acetyl-CoA C-acetyltransferase: MSQPAQNRSVIVGGARTPMGRLLGSLKDFSAADLGGIAIKAALERAGITGDQVDYVIMGHVIQAGAGQNPARPAAVAGGIPMSVPSFTLNKVCLSGLDAIALADQLIRAGEFEVVVAGGMESMTQAPHLLPRSRTGTKFGDATLVDSMAHDGLTDTFDQVAMGKLTEESNSRYGLTREEQDAYAAESHQKAARAAKDGIFDAEITPVLIPQRKGDPIEFREDEGIRPDTTAEGLAKLKPAFASDGTITAASASQISDGACAVVVMSAAKAGELGLTVLAEIGAHGVVAGPDATLQTQPSRAVQKACAREGIDPKDLDLVEFNEAFAAVAIVSTRELGIDPEKVNPNGGAIALGHPVGMSGARIVLDLALELGRRGGGVGAAALCGGGGQGDALILHVPGRALADQPVGA; this comes from the coding sequence ATGAGCCAGCCCGCACAGAACCGTTCCGTCATCGTCGGCGGTGCCCGCACCCCGATGGGCCGCCTGCTCGGCTCGCTGAAGGACTTCTCCGCGGCCGACCTCGGCGGCATCGCCATCAAGGCCGCCCTCGAGCGGGCCGGCATCACCGGCGACCAGGTCGACTACGTGATCATGGGCCACGTCATCCAGGCCGGCGCCGGCCAGAACCCCGCCCGACCCGCGGCCGTGGCCGGCGGCATCCCGATGTCGGTGCCCTCCTTCACCCTCAACAAGGTCTGCCTCTCCGGGCTCGACGCGATCGCGCTGGCCGACCAGCTGATCCGGGCCGGGGAGTTCGAGGTCGTCGTCGCCGGTGGCATGGAGTCGATGACCCAGGCGCCGCACCTGCTCCCACGCTCGCGCACCGGCACCAAGTTCGGCGACGCCACGCTGGTCGACTCGATGGCCCACGACGGCCTCACCGACACCTTCGACCAGGTCGCCATGGGCAAGCTCACCGAGGAGTCCAACAGCCGCTACGGGCTGACCCGCGAGGAGCAGGACGCCTACGCCGCGGAGAGCCACCAGAAGGCGGCCCGGGCGGCCAAGGACGGGATCTTCGACGCCGAGATCACCCCGGTGCTCATCCCGCAGCGCAAGGGCGACCCGATCGAGTTCCGCGAGGACGAGGGCATCCGGCCGGACACCACCGCGGAGGGCCTGGCCAAGCTCAAGCCGGCCTTCGCCTCCGACGGCACCATCACCGCGGCCTCGGCCTCGCAGATCTCCGACGGCGCCTGTGCGGTGGTCGTCATGTCCGCGGCCAAGGCCGGGGAGCTCGGGCTGACCGTGCTGGCCGAGATCGGCGCCCACGGTGTCGTCGCCGGCCCGGACGCGACCCTGCAGACCCAGCCGTCGCGCGCCGTCCAGAAGGCCTGCGCGCGGGAGGGCATCGACCCGAAGGACCTCGACCTGGTCGAGTTCAACGAGGCCTTCGCCGCCGTCGCCATCGTCTCCACCCGCGAGCTCGGCATCGACCCGGAGAAGGTCAACCCCAACGGCGGCGCCATCGCGCTGGGCCACCCGGTCGGGATGAGCGGCGCCCGGATCGTGCTGGACCTCGCCCTCGAGCTCGGCCGCCGCGGTGGCGGGGTCGGCGCGGCCGCGCTCTGCGGCGGTGGCGGCCAGGGCGACGCGCTGATCCTGCACGTGCCCGGCCGGGCGCTCGCGGACCAGCCCGTCGGCGCGTGA
- a CDS encoding DUF4397 domain-containing protein, with amino-acid sequence MHRSTRGALLALLVAGLCALGLPAAAAAPDPASGTGLLRMMHLSPDTPSVDAYIDSVSSPGVGVVLPAVSYGDVSPYQTVPAGTYTVSARGAGADPASPPVLATTVTVAAGTATTIAGVGYFADLGFAVLSDDLTLPPAGQARARVINAAATGSPLDLALAGGSQLASKLAFAANTEYVDVPGGAGTLTVTPSSAGPADLPVQLEAGSVYTVLVLDRSGGGLTVTTALDAASPGVVPVGGVEAGAGGAVASAGLPAGPLALAGLALAGLLLTVRARLPRGRRPARHAAR; translated from the coding sequence ATGCACCGGTCGACCCGAGGGGCACTGCTCGCCCTGCTCGTGGCAGGTCTGTGCGCGCTGGGCCTGCCGGCCGCGGCCGCGGCGCCCGACCCGGCGAGCGGGACGGGGCTGCTGCGGATGATGCACCTGTCCCCGGACACCCCGTCGGTCGACGCCTACATCGACTCGGTCTCCTCCCCCGGCGTCGGGGTGGTGCTGCCCGCGGTCAGCTACGGCGACGTGTCGCCGTACCAGACCGTGCCGGCCGGCACGTACACCGTGAGCGCCCGCGGCGCGGGCGCCGACCCGGCGAGCCCGCCGGTGCTCGCCACCACGGTCACGGTCGCCGCCGGCACGGCCACCACCATCGCCGGCGTCGGCTACTTCGCCGACCTGGGCTTCGCCGTGCTCTCCGACGACCTCACGCTGCCGCCGGCCGGCCAGGCACGCGCCCGGGTCATCAACGCCGCGGCCACCGGCTCGCCGCTCGACCTGGCCCTCGCCGGGGGCAGCCAGTTGGCCAGCAAGCTCGCCTTCGCCGCCAACACCGAGTACGTCGACGTCCCCGGCGGTGCGGGCACGCTGACCGTCACCCCCAGCTCGGCCGGCCCGGCCGACCTGCCAGTCCAGCTGGAGGCGGGCTCGGTCTACACCGTCCTGGTGCTCGACCGGAGCGGCGGCGGGCTGACCGTCACGACCGCGCTGGACGCCGCGAGCCCCGGCGTCGTGCCGGTGGGCGGGGTCGAGGCCGGCGCCGGCGGCGCGGTGGCCTCCGCCGGGCTGCCCGCCGGTCCGCTCGCGCTGGCCGGGCTCGCCCTGGCCGGGCTGCTGCTGACCGTCCGCGCCCGGCTGCCCCGCGGGAGGCGGCCGGCGCGGCACGCAGCCCGCTGA
- a CDS encoding class F sortase produces the protein MTAGLVALLTPAPAPDVPVREVVTSPPAPVVAGVLPATRAVTVPARVAIPAIGVDTPLTEIGVDGAGALVPPADYRVAGWFAAGPAPGETGPAVLAGHVDDRTGPAVFFRLEELTAGDEVRVTGADGQLVTFTVTRVASYPKDAFATAEVYGPTTGAELRLITCGGTFDRSRRSYTDNVVVFATAR, from the coding sequence GTGACGGCGGGCCTGGTCGCGCTGCTGACCCCGGCCCCGGCGCCCGACGTCCCGGTGCGGGAGGTCGTCACGTCGCCGCCGGCGCCGGTGGTCGCCGGGGTGCTCCCGGCCACCCGCGCGGTCACCGTGCCCGCCCGGGTCGCCATCCCCGCGATCGGCGTCGACACCCCGCTCACCGAGATCGGCGTCGACGGCGCCGGCGCGCTGGTGCCGCCGGCGGACTACCGCGTCGCGGGCTGGTTCGCCGCCGGTCCGGCGCCCGGCGAGACCGGCCCCGCGGTGCTGGCCGGGCACGTCGACGACCGCACCGGACCGGCCGTGTTCTTCCGGCTCGAGGAGCTGACCGCCGGCGACGAGGTGCGGGTCACCGGCGCGGACGGGCAGCTGGTCACCTTCACCGTCACCCGGGTGGCCAGCTACCCCAAGGACGCCTTCGCGACGGCCGAGGTCTACGGCCCGACGACCGGCGCGGAGCTGCGGCTGATCACCTGCGGCGGCACGTTCGACCGCTCCCGCCGCAGCTACACCGACAACGTCGTGGTCTTCGCGACCGCGAGGTGA
- the meaB gene encoding methylmalonyl Co-A mutase-associated GTPase MeaB, translated as MTADGTAVQTAAAAVPTGRRGRRSADVSTLVERAREGDARSVARLISLVEDASPLLREVAAALSPHTGRARVLGLTGPPGVGKSTTTTALVRAFRAAGQRVGVLAVDPSSPFSGGALLGDRVRMQDHAGDSGVYIRSMASRGHLGGLAWATPQALRVLDAAGCDVVLVETVGVGQSELEVASLADTTLVLLAPGMGDGIQAAKAGILEVADVFVVNKADRDGADQTVRDLRAMLSLGGRHTEAGAWRPPIVKTVASRDADNGVEDVVARIAEHADWLASSGEGHRRRVERAAREVEAIAVAGLRERLGDVHGSAALGALAEQVVAGETDPYRAADQLVAQL; from the coding sequence GTGACCGCGGACGGCACCGCCGTCCAGACCGCCGCTGCCGCCGTCCCCACCGGACGGCGGGGGCGGCGGTCGGCCGACGTCAGCACCCTGGTCGAGCGGGCCCGCGAGGGCGACGCCCGGTCGGTGGCCCGGCTGATCTCGCTGGTCGAGGACGCCAGCCCGCTGCTGCGCGAGGTCGCCGCGGCGCTCTCGCCGCACACCGGCCGCGCCCGGGTGCTCGGCCTGACCGGCCCGCCCGGGGTGGGCAAGTCGACGACGACGACCGCGCTGGTGCGGGCCTTCCGCGCGGCCGGTCAGCGGGTCGGCGTGCTCGCGGTCGACCCGTCGTCGCCGTTCTCCGGCGGGGCGCTGCTCGGTGACCGGGTGCGGATGCAGGACCACGCCGGCGACAGCGGGGTCTACATCCGCTCGATGGCCTCCCGCGGGCACCTGGGCGGGCTGGCCTGGGCGACCCCGCAGGCGCTGCGGGTGCTGGACGCGGCCGGCTGCGACGTCGTGCTGGTCGAGACCGTCGGGGTCGGGCAGTCCGAGCTCGAGGTGGCCTCGCTGGCCGACACCACGCTGGTGCTGCTCGCGCCGGGGATGGGCGACGGCATCCAGGCGGCCAAGGCCGGGATCCTCGAGGTGGCCGACGTGTTCGTGGTGAACAAGGCCGACCGGGACGGCGCCGACCAGACCGTGCGCGACCTGCGGGCGATGCTCTCCCTCGGCGGCCGGCACACCGAGGCCGGCGCGTGGCGCCCGCCGATCGTGAAGACCGTCGCCTCCCGGGACGCCGACAACGGGGTCGAGGACGTGGTGGCGCGGATCGCCGAGCACGCCGACTGGCTGGCCTCCTCGGGCGAGGGCCACCGGCGCCGGGTCGAGCGCGCGGCCCGGGAGGTCGAGGCGATCGCCGTCGCGGGGCTGCGCGAGCGGCTGGGCGACGTGCACGGCTCGGCCGCCCTCGGTGCGCTGGCCGAGCAGGTGGTCGCGGGGGAGACCGACCCGTACCGGGCGGCCGACCAGCTCGTCGCGCAGCTCTGA
- the ccrA gene encoding crotonyl-CoA carboxylase/reductase: protein MDEIRDAILADDLEAIGGLPTPASYRAVLVRKDEQEMFEGLPTREKDPRKSLHVEEVPTPELGPGEALVAVMASSVNYNTVWTSIFEPVSTFGFLARYGRLHGLAKRHDLPYHVIGSDLSGVVVAVGSGVNRWKPGDEVVAHCLSVELEDPAGHDDTMMDPQQRIWGFETNFGGLAEMSLVKSNQLMPKPAHLTWEEAAAPGLVNSTAYRQLVSRNGADMKQGDVVLVWGASGGLGSYATQLALNGGAIPVCVVSSPEKAEIVRSMGAELVIDRSAEGYRFWKDEETQDPKEWQRLGARIRELTGGEDPDIVFEHPGRETFGASVYVAKKGGTIVTCASTSGFLHQYDNRYLWMNLKRIVGSHFANYKEAWEANRLIDRGLVHPTLSKTYAMDDVGQAAYDVHRNLHQGKVGVLTLSPAEGLGVRDTAKREQHLTAINRFRDV, encoded by the coding sequence ATGGACGAGATCAGGGACGCCATCCTCGCCGACGACCTCGAGGCGATCGGGGGCCTGCCGACGCCCGCCTCCTACCGCGCCGTGCTGGTGCGCAAGGACGAGCAGGAGATGTTCGAGGGCCTCCCCACCAGGGAGAAGGACCCGCGCAAGTCGCTGCACGTCGAGGAGGTGCCCACCCCCGAGCTCGGCCCCGGCGAGGCGCTGGTCGCGGTGATGGCGTCCTCGGTCAACTACAACACCGTCTGGACGTCGATCTTCGAGCCGGTGTCGACGTTCGGCTTCCTGGCCCGCTACGGCCGGCTGCACGGCCTGGCCAAGCGGCACGACCTGCCCTACCACGTCATCGGGTCGGACCTGTCCGGCGTCGTCGTCGCGGTCGGCAGCGGGGTGAACCGGTGGAAGCCCGGCGACGAGGTGGTCGCGCACTGCCTGTCGGTGGAGCTCGAGGACCCGGCCGGGCACGACGACACGATGATGGACCCGCAGCAGCGGATCTGGGGCTTCGAGACCAACTTCGGCGGGCTGGCCGAGATGTCCCTGGTCAAGAGCAACCAGCTGATGCCCAAGCCCGCGCACCTCACCTGGGAGGAGGCGGCCGCCCCCGGGCTGGTCAACTCCACGGCCTACCGCCAGCTGGTGAGCCGCAACGGCGCCGACATGAAGCAGGGCGACGTCGTCCTGGTCTGGGGCGCCTCCGGCGGTCTGGGCTCCTACGCCACCCAGCTGGCCCTCAACGGCGGCGCCATCCCGGTGTGCGTGGTCAGCAGCCCGGAGAAGGCCGAGATCGTCCGCTCCATGGGTGCTGAGCTGGTCATCGACCGCTCGGCCGAGGGGTACCGGTTCTGGAAGGACGAGGAGACCCAGGACCCCAAGGAGTGGCAGCGGCTGGGCGCGCGGATCCGCGAGCTCACCGGCGGCGAGGACCCCGACATCGTCTTCGAGCACCCCGGCCGGGAGACCTTCGGCGCCAGCGTCTACGTCGCGAAGAAGGGCGGCACGATCGTCACCTGCGCCTCGACCAGCGGCTTCCTGCACCAGTACGACAACCGCTACCTCTGGATGAACCTCAAGCGGATCGTCGGCTCGCACTTCGCCAACTACAAGGAGGCGTGGGAGGCCAACCGGCTCATCGACCGCGGGCTGGTCCACCCCACGCTGTCCAAGACCTACGCCATGGACGACGTCGGGCAGGCCGCCTACGACGTCCACCGGAACCTGCACCAGGGCAAGGTCGGCGTGCTCACCCTCTCCCCCGCGGAGGGGCTGGGGGTCCGGGACACCGCCAAGCGCGAGCAGCACCTGACCGCGATCAACCGCTTCCGCGACGTCTGA
- a CDS encoding phytoene desaturase family protein — MNGTPDAVVVGAGPNGLAAALRLAAAGLSVRVLERGDRAGGGLRTEEHIRPGHWHDICSTVHPMAAAAPFFREFDLASRGVRLVHPEISFAHPLDGGRAALSFPSLERTADGLGADGAGYRRLFAPLLRHADEITDFFLTSAFRRLPVRGAPAIAGFGLQGLPNITWLADRYFETDAGKALVAGAAAHGMLDLTRPLTAALGMFLGMMSHHQGWPLIEGGSQKLADAMVTALEQQGGEVVTGHEVTDLRELAGVPAVLLDTSPGAFVAMAGNQLPEGYRRWVRRYHHGPGVFKIDWVLSEPVPWANADVRRAGTIHVAGTIEETIAGESAPAHGRLADRPYVLAVQPTVVDPTRAPAGGHIFWAYVHVPHGSTVDMTEAIEAQVERFAPGFRDTIVGRHTMHAAEMEHWNPNDVGGDISNGEASLRQMLARPVPRWNTYRTPITGTYLASAATPPGPAVHGHCGDNAARVALRDVFGIRKAPPLRPAPRS, encoded by the coding sequence GTGAACGGGACCCCGGACGCCGTCGTCGTCGGAGCCGGACCGAACGGGCTGGCGGCCGCGCTGCGGCTGGCCGCTGCCGGCCTGTCGGTGCGGGTGCTGGAGCGGGGTGACCGCGCGGGCGGTGGTCTGCGCACCGAGGAGCACATCCGGCCCGGTCACTGGCACGACATCTGCTCGACGGTGCACCCGATGGCCGCGGCCGCGCCGTTCTTCCGCGAGTTCGACCTGGCCTCGCGCGGGGTCCGGCTGGTGCACCCGGAGATCAGCTTCGCCCACCCGCTGGACGGCGGCCGGGCGGCGCTGTCGTTCCCCTCGCTGGAGCGCACCGCGGACGGGCTGGGCGCCGACGGCGCGGGCTACCGGCGGCTGTTCGCCCCGCTGCTGCGGCACGCCGACGAGATCACCGACTTCTTCCTCACCTCGGCGTTCCGGCGGCTGCCGGTGCGCGGTGCGCCGGCGATCGCCGGCTTCGGGCTGCAGGGGCTGCCCAACATCACCTGGCTGGCCGACCGCTACTTCGAGACCGACGCCGGCAAGGCGCTGGTCGCCGGCGCCGCCGCGCACGGGATGCTCGACCTCACCCGCCCCCTGACCGCGGCGCTGGGCATGTTCCTGGGCATGATGAGCCACCACCAGGGCTGGCCGCTGATCGAGGGCGGCTCGCAGAAGCTGGCCGACGCGATGGTCACCGCGCTGGAGCAGCAGGGCGGGGAGGTCGTCACCGGGCACGAGGTGACCGACCTGCGCGAGCTCGCCGGGGTGCCCGCCGTCCTGCTGGACACCTCGCCCGGGGCCTTCGTCGCGATGGCCGGCAACCAGCTGCCCGAGGGCTACCGGCGGTGGGTGCGGCGCTACCACCACGGCCCCGGCGTCTTCAAGATCGACTGGGTGCTCTCCGAGCCGGTGCCGTGGGCGAACGCCGACGTGCGCCGGGCCGGCACGATCCACGTCGCCGGCACGATCGAGGAGACGATCGCGGGGGAGTCGGCCCCGGCGCACGGGCGGCTGGCCGACAGGCCCTACGTGCTCGCCGTCCAGCCGACCGTCGTCGACCCGACCCGGGCACCGGCGGGCGGGCACATCTTCTGGGCGTACGTGCACGTGCCGCACGGCTCGACGGTCGACATGACCGAGGCGATCGAGGCGCAGGTCGAGCGGTTCGCCCCCGGTTTCCGGGACACCATCGTCGGGCGGCACACCATGCACGCCGCGGAGATGGAGCACTGGAACCCCAACGACGTCGGCGGGGACATCTCCAACGGGGAGGCGTCGCTGCGGCAGATGCTCGCCCGGCCGGTGCCGCGGTGGAACACCTACCGGACGCCGATCACCGGCACCTACCTCGCCTCGGCGGCCACCCCGCCCGGGCCGGCCGTGCACGGGCACTGCGGCGACAACGCCGCCCGGGTCGCGCTCCGGGACGTCTTCGGCATCCGCAAGGCCCCGCCGCTGCGCCCCGCGCCCCGCAGCTGA
- a CDS encoding acyl-CoA mutase large subunit family protein, translating into MTQTPGTDARSRWQQRYDAALAAGRVRDADFTTLSGLEVEPAYGPADEGGVPGFDRIGWPGEFPFTRGLHATGYRGRAWTIRQFAGFGNAQQTNERFRSLLAEGGGGLSVAFDMPTLMGRDSDDPRALGEVGHCGVAIDSAADMDELFAGIPLQDTTTSMTISGPAVPVFCMYLVAAERQGADLSELNGTLQTDIFKEYIAQKEWLFAPEPHLRLIGDLMEYCAAEIPAYKPISVSGYHIREAGSTAAQELAYTLADGFAYVELGLSRGLDVDVFAPGLSFFFDAHIDFFEEIAKFRAARRIWARWLRDVYGARTEKAQQLRFHTQTAGVSLTAQQPDNNIVRTTVEALAAVLGGTNSLHTNALDEVLALPSAKAAQIALRTQQVIAEETGVANVADPLGGSWYVEALTDALEAQAEETFTRIREMGPDGTMTGGILRGIEDGWFTGEIAEAAFTYQRAVEKGEKKVVGVNTLTGSVDGQLEILRVSHQVEADQRAELSARRAARDDDAARAAVARMVEVARTGENMVPAMLDAARAEATLGEICDALRAEWGTYTEPARF; encoded by the coding sequence ATGACCCAGACCCCGGGCACCGACGCCCGCAGCCGGTGGCAGCAGCGCTACGACGCGGCGCTGGCCGCCGGGCGGGTGCGCGACGCCGACTTCACCACCCTCTCCGGGCTGGAGGTCGAGCCCGCCTACGGGCCGGCCGACGAGGGGGGCGTACCCGGCTTCGACCGGATCGGCTGGCCGGGGGAGTTCCCGTTCACCCGTGGGCTGCACGCGACCGGTTACCGCGGCCGGGCTTGGACCATCCGGCAGTTCGCCGGCTTCGGCAACGCCCAGCAGACCAACGAGCGCTTCCGCTCGCTGCTGGCCGAGGGCGGCGGCGGGCTGTCGGTGGCCTTCGACATGCCCACGCTGATGGGCCGCGACTCCGACGACCCGCGGGCGCTGGGCGAGGTCGGGCACTGCGGGGTGGCGATCGACTCCGCTGCCGACATGGACGAGCTGTTCGCCGGCATCCCGCTGCAGGACACCACGACGTCGATGACCATCAGCGGGCCTGCCGTCCCGGTGTTCTGCATGTACCTCGTCGCCGCCGAGCGCCAGGGGGCGGACCTGTCGGAGCTCAACGGCACGCTGCAGACCGACATCTTCAAGGAGTACATCGCGCAGAAGGAGTGGCTGTTCGCCCCCGAGCCGCACCTGCGCCTGATCGGTGACCTGATGGAGTACTGCGCCGCGGAGATCCCGGCCTACAAGCCGATCTCGGTGTCCGGCTACCACATCCGGGAGGCCGGCTCGACCGCCGCGCAGGAGCTCGCCTACACGCTGGCCGACGGCTTCGCCTACGTCGAGCTGGGGCTCTCCCGCGGCCTGGACGTCGACGTCTTCGCCCCCGGGCTGTCGTTCTTCTTCGACGCGCACATCGACTTCTTCGAGGAGATCGCCAAGTTCCGCGCCGCCCGGCGGATCTGGGCCCGGTGGCTGCGCGACGTCTACGGCGCGCGCACCGAGAAGGCCCAGCAGCTGCGCTTCCACACCCAGACCGCCGGGGTCTCGCTGACCGCCCAGCAGCCGGACAACAACATCGTCCGGACGACGGTCGAGGCGCTGGCCGCGGTGCTGGGTGGCACCAACTCGCTGCACACCAACGCCCTCGACGAGGTGCTCGCCCTGCCCAGCGCCAAGGCCGCCCAGATCGCGCTGCGCACGCAGCAGGTGATCGCCGAGGAGACCGGGGTGGCCAACGTCGCAGACCCGCTCGGGGGCTCCTGGTACGTCGAGGCGCTCACCGACGCGCTCGAGGCCCAGGCCGAGGAGACCTTCACCCGGATCCGGGAGATGGGGCCCGACGGCACCATGACCGGCGGCATCCTGCGCGGCATCGAGGACGGCTGGTTCACCGGCGAGATCGCCGAGGCCGCGTTCACCTACCAGCGGGCGGTGGAGAAGGGCGAGAAGAAGGTCGTCGGGGTCAACACGCTGACCGGCTCGGTCGACGGGCAGCTGGAGATCCTCCGGGTGAGCCACCAGGTCGAGGCCGACCAGCGGGCCGAGCTGTCCGCCCGGCGGGCGGCGCGGGACGACGACGCGGCCCGGGCGGCGGTGGCCCGGATGGTCGAGGTCGCCCGGACCGGGGAGAACATGGTGCCGGCGATGCTGGACGCCGCCCGGGCCGAGGCGACGCTGGGCGAGATCTGCGACGCCCTGCGCGCGGAGTGGGGCACCTACACCGAGCCCGCCCGGTTCTGA
- a CDS encoding MarR family winged helix-turn-helix transcriptional regulator: MVRPLGLPFDPIERAARTWEQRFGPAASMRAATSVFRVQQILLARFDEALKPHRLTFARYEVLVLLTFSRTGQLPLKVIGSRLMVHPTSVTNAIERLVGAGYVERRPNPADGRGVLAAITDAGRDVVPLATEALTGQDFGLADVGEGELDTLFDILKKVRLGAGDVADD; the protein is encoded by the coding sequence ATGGTGCGACCGCTGGGCCTGCCCTTCGACCCGATCGAGCGCGCCGCCCGGACCTGGGAGCAGCGCTTCGGCCCGGCCGCCTCGATGCGGGCGGCCACGAGCGTGTTCCGGGTGCAGCAGATCCTGCTCGCCCGCTTCGACGAGGCGCTCAAGCCGCACCGGCTGACCTTCGCCCGGTACGAGGTGCTGGTGCTGCTCACGTTCTCCCGCACCGGGCAGCTGCCGCTGAAGGTGATCGGCAGCCGGCTGATGGTGCACCCGACGAGCGTCACCAACGCCATCGAGCGGCTGGTGGGCGCCGGCTACGTGGAGCGGCGGCCCAACCCGGCCGACGGCCGCGGCGTGCTCGCGGCGATCACCGACGCCGGCCGGGACGTCGTCCCGCTGGCCACCGAGGCGCTCACCGGTCAGGACTTCGGCCTGGCCGACGTCGGCGAGGGCGAGCTGGACACCCTGTTCGACATCCTCAAGAAGGTCCGGCTGGGCGCCGGTGACGTGGCCGACGACTGA